A genomic segment from Bradyrhizobium sp. ISRA430 encodes:
- a CDS encoding TauD/TfdA family dioxygenase — MAVENVIPRADIIKHAERLGAEIKNIALSDDLPDDVIVAFNRLLLEHKVIFFRDQGHLDDAQQRRFVLRLGSLIPNPTTADTISGLTIRQELSDPACSHLNQMNDERVRTAISVLRLAAVPPFGGDIAWSSRAAAYLDLPDPLRMLADNLWAVSFVASDLTTTERATEANKRPWWGVSTGTIYETTHPIVRVHPETGERMLSLGRSVNNFVGLQRYPSQRLFERLQSYLIAPRNTLFWNWKSGDVVIWDNRATEPYPVSKSSSPHWMMDQLAIDARVPHEKRPKSRAAKAA; from the coding sequence ATGGCTGTTGAAAATGTCATTCCGCGAGCAGACATCATCAAGCACGCGGAGCGGCTTGGTGCCGAAATCAAGAACATTGCGCTGTCGGACGATTTGCCTGACGATGTCATCGTAGCGTTCAACCGGCTTCTGCTAGAGCATAAGGTCATCTTCTTCCGTGACCAGGGACATCTCGACGATGCACAGCAGCGGCGTTTTGTGCTCCGGCTCGGCTCGCTGATACCGAATCCCACAACGGCGGACACAATAAGCGGTTTAACGATCCGGCAGGAGCTGTCTGATCCCGCCTGCAGTCATCTCAACCAGATGAACGATGAGCGGGTCCGCACAGCCATTTCGGTGCTGCGGCTCGCAGCGGTCCCGCCTTTTGGCGGCGACATTGCTTGGTCGAGCAGGGCGGCCGCTTATCTTGATCTTCCTGATCCCCTGCGGATGCTCGCAGATAACCTCTGGGCTGTGAGCTTCGTCGCATCTGATCTCACTACGACAGAGAGGGCCACCGAAGCCAACAAGCGGCCTTGGTGGGGCGTATCCACTGGAACGATCTACGAAACGACACATCCAATTGTTCGTGTTCATCCCGAGACCGGCGAACGCATGCTATCGCTCGGTCGTTCCGTGAACAACTTCGTCGGCCTGCAGCGCTATCCCAGCCAAAGACTGTTTGAACGGCTGCAATCCTATCTCATTGCGCCCCGGAACACCCTGTTCTGGAACTGGAAATCAGGCGACGTCGTAATCTGGGACAATCGCGCGACTGAGCCGTACCCTGTCAGCAAATCCAGCAGCCCTCACTGGATGATGGATCAGCTTGCGATTGACGCCCGCGTACCGCACGAGAAAAGGCCAAAATCAAGGGCGGCAAAGGCTGCCTGA
- a CDS encoding helix-turn-helix transcriptional regulator: MNARALVAWNVRRIRVERGIPQDQLAYDAGIDRSYMGRIEQKKENPTIDLLERIAATLGIHLSELFTQPAKGAMPPKPMSRGRKPARLGRNKT; encoded by the coding sequence ATGAACGCTCGTGCGCTTGTGGCCTGGAATGTGCGCCGGATCCGCGTAGAGCGCGGCATTCCGCAAGACCAATTGGCCTATGATGCCGGGATCGACCGCTCATACATGGGGCGCATTGAGCAGAAGAAAGAGAACCCGACTATTGATCTCCTGGAGCGCATCGCCGCGACTTTGGGTATTCACTTGTCCGAATTATTCACACAGCCGGCTAAAGGAGCAATGCCTCCTAAGCCGATGTCCAGAGGGCGCAAGCCGGCAAGGCTTGGCCGAAACAAGACGTAA
- a CDS encoding DUF2285 domain-containing protein, with product MPAEPKIAELAPSVDELTSYDREHAVAYMRLLDADADKADWREIARIVLGLDPTVEPDRARRTFESHLTRAKWLAGHGYRDLLRSGWPKQ from the coding sequence GTGCCGGCCGAGCCGAAGATCGCAGAATTGGCGCCCAGCGTCGACGAGCTCACGTCATATGACAGGGAGCACGCTGTTGCCTACATGCGACTGCTTGATGCGGACGCTGACAAGGCAGATTGGCGCGAAATCGCGCGAATTGTGCTTGGGCTTGACCCCACCGTTGAACCGGATCGTGCGCGACGCACCTTCGAAAGTCATCTGACTCGGGCCAAGTGGCTAGCGGGTCACGGCTATCGCGATCTGCTACGTAGCGGTTGGCCGAAACAATGA
- a CDS encoding DUF6499 domain-containing protein, with protein MPDTDWRSEEAYSGLKKADAADLAWEWLRRDRDYQEDYKRLSRRERSSAAAGEFRRKWGLSFSC; from the coding sequence ATGCCGGATACTGACTGGAGATCTGAGGAAGCGTACAGCGGCCTGAAGAAGGCGGATGCTGCCGACCTGGCCTGGGAGTGGCTGCGCCGGGATCGCGACTACCAAGAGGATTATAAGCGGCTATCTCGCCGCGAACGTTCAAGCGCAGCGGCGGGCGAGTTCCGACGCAAGTGGGGACTCTCGTTTTCCTGCTGA
- a CDS encoding DUF2285 domain-containing protein — MLPTVLAVRATSCIAPKTYQLDFDNLPGSELRRAPDGWHASVPLGGTRHRLWLRELPASGYAVVVDLPVDADFELRLGAARRFWLALERRALGMPPLALPALKQRRLILALRAVDGWHEGNSYRQIAQGLFGNHRIAERAWKTGDLRSRTIRLVKLGRRLMRLRWRALLSKRRGRDDK, encoded by the coding sequence GTGTTGCCGACCGTACTGGCTGTGCGGGCGACGAGCTGCATTGCGCCCAAAACCTATCAACTCGATTTCGACAATCTGCCGGGCAGCGAGCTTCGCCGTGCGCCGGATGGTTGGCATGCGAGCGTGCCGCTCGGGGGCACGAGGCATCGCCTTTGGCTAAGAGAGCTTCCGGCGAGCGGATATGCTGTCGTCGTTGATCTGCCGGTCGACGCCGATTTCGAGCTTCGCCTAGGTGCCGCACGTCGATTTTGGCTCGCCCTTGAGCGTCGGGCGCTCGGAATGCCTCCTCTTGCTTTGCCTGCTTTGAAGCAGCGTCGGCTGATCCTTGCGCTGCGCGCAGTGGATGGATGGCACGAAGGAAATAGCTATCGCCAAATCGCGCAAGGCCTGTTTGGAAACCATCGTATTGCCGAGCGCGCCTGGAAAACAGGCGATTTGCGCAGCCGAACCATTCGACTTGTTAAGCTGGGGCGGCGCCTCATGCGCCTTCGCTGGCGAGCATTGCTTAGCAAACGCAGGGGCAGGGATGACAAGTAA
- a CDS encoding LysR family transcriptional regulator, which translates to MATQDDEVPLNAIRAFVTVAREGSVTRAATTLGTTQSSVSRYLSVLRDYLGADLIERRGRRSDLTEFGRLFANAVSEPLETVSFTAKRMRRRAGAGTNRIVVRTSLSTFAFSLLIPNLQAFSSEAGGVIVDIVSSLAPPTSSDDFDILITRDLSVVEPADSWEIYKEELVCVGPPTLVGGKELSIVRATPILNITSRPDILPTWLRAMNLSSSDIRAGARYDHNYLALPAVMTGKCLLVAPEIIVSDLVRGGALQIIPGTRTPSGMQYRAYAVDRSAHPEIARSFCRWLARLCKRVALGQAA; encoded by the coding sequence ATGGCGACTCAAGACGATGAAGTTCCTTTAAATGCCATCCGCGCGTTTGTGACCGTTGCCAGGGAAGGCAGCGTCACGCGCGCGGCCACCACTTTGGGAACAACGCAAAGTTCGGTCAGCCGCTATTTGTCTGTACTGCGGGATTATCTGGGTGCTGATCTCATCGAGCGGCGTGGACGGCGCAGCGATTTGACCGAGTTCGGGAGGCTATTCGCAAACGCAGTGTCTGAACCGCTCGAAACCGTGAGCTTCACCGCGAAGAGAATGCGACGCCGTGCAGGCGCAGGAACGAATCGGATTGTGGTCCGCACGTCGCTATCAACCTTTGCTTTCTCTCTTCTTATCCCAAATCTGCAGGCTTTCTCTTCTGAAGCGGGTGGCGTTATCGTGGACATCGTCAGCTCGCTGGCGCCGCCGACATCTTCGGATGATTTCGATATTTTGATTACACGGGATCTTTCCGTCGTCGAACCCGCCGACAGTTGGGAGATCTACAAAGAGGAGCTGGTGTGCGTCGGGCCGCCAACTCTCGTCGGGGGCAAAGAGCTCTCGATTGTTCGCGCAACCCCTATACTGAACATCACATCACGTCCCGACATCCTGCCGACATGGCTGAGGGCCATGAACCTGTCTTCAAGTGACATACGAGCGGGCGCGCGGTATGATCACAACTATCTTGCTTTGCCGGCCGTCATGACAGGAAAATGCCTTCTTGTCGCGCCGGAAATCATCGTCAGTGATCTCGTGCGAGGGGGCGCTTTGCAAATCATCCCCGGCACCCGCACTCCAAGTGGCATGCAATATCGCGCCTATGCCGTAGACCGCAGCGCGCACCCCGAGATCGCGCGTTCTTTTTGCCGATGGCTGGCTCGTCTTTGCAAAAGGGTCGCACTTGGGCAGGCTGCCTGA
- a CDS encoding helix-turn-helix transcriptional regulator produces MRARALVAYNVRRIRVQRGIPQEQLAYDAGVDRSYMSGLERQQANPTIDLLDRLAETLGVAVSELFVRPSKGAPPPATLPKGRKPKPARGKRT; encoded by the coding sequence ATGAGAGCTCGTGCGCTTGTGGCTTACAATGTGCGCCGGATCCGCGTCCAGCGCGGTATTCCGCAAGAGCAATTGGCTTACGATGCAGGAGTTGATCGCTCCTACATGAGCGGACTTGAGCGCCAACAAGCGAACCCGACAATCGACCTTCTCGATCGCCTTGCCGAGACGCTCGGCGTAGCTGTCTCCGAGCTATTTGTTCGGCCATCCAAGGGCGCGCCGCCACCTGCAACCTTACCTAAAGGTCGCAAGCCGAAGCCGGCGCGCGGCAAAAGGACTTAG